In Thermodesulfobacteriota bacterium, the following proteins share a genomic window:
- the purM gene encoding phosphoribosylformylglycinamidine cyclo-ligase, whose product MTKPLTYADAGVDIKKANKLVGIIKEIAKQTPRSRVIGEIGGFGGLFALNTSEYKNPVLVSSTDGVGTKLKIAFSMNRHNTIGIDLVAMCVNDIAVQGAKPLFFLDYLSMGKLDNALAEEIITGIGEGCRQAGCALIGGETAEMPGFYRENEYDLAGFTVGIADNSKILDGSETRVGDKLIGIASSGLHSNGYSLVRKICFDILKLDHSTHIAELGKTIGEEILTPTKIYSQTIQSIIKDLPVHGIAHITGGGIEDNILRIIPQACEVVIRRGSWDIPPVFQFLQEAGKISDTEMMRTFNNGLGLIAVVPEQAANEVLERLLAMDEKAFLIGNISERKSSANKIRWI is encoded by the coding sequence ATGACCAAACCATTAACTTATGCTGATGCTGGCGTGGACATTAAAAAGGCAAACAAGCTGGTTGGCATCATAAAAGAAATAGCAAAACAAACCCCCAGGTCAAGGGTAATTGGCGAAATCGGCGGTTTCGGCGGCCTGTTTGCCCTTAACACATCCGAATATAAAAATCCGGTTCTGGTCAGCTCCACAGACGGTGTGGGGACCAAGCTCAAAATCGCATTCTCTATGAACAGGCACAACACCATAGGCATCGACCTTGTTGCCATGTGCGTCAATGACATTGCGGTTCAAGGAGCCAAACCTCTTTTCTTTCTCGATTATCTTTCAATGGGAAAATTAGATAACGCGCTTGCCGAAGAAATTATTACCGGAATTGGTGAAGGCTGCCGACAGGCCGGGTGTGCACTTATTGGTGGTGAAACGGCTGAAATGCCAGGGTTTTACAGGGAAAATGAATATGACCTTGCCGGGTTTACCGTCGGAATTGCAGATAACTCTAAGATACTGGACGGTTCTGAAACCCGTGTGGGAGATAAACTTATCGGGATCGCATCCAGCGGGCTTCACAGCAATGGATACTCACTTGTACGCAAGATTTGTTTTGATATTCTAAAACTTGATCATTCCACCCATATAGCTGAACTTGGCAAAACCATCGGCGAAGAAATCCTCACCCCCACAAAAATTTATTCCCAAACCATTCAAAGCATTATAAAGGACCTGCCCGTGCATGGAATTGCCCATATCACAGGGGGGGGGATTGAAGATAATATCCTTCGTATCATACCCCAAGCATGTGAAGTGGTCATTCGAAGAGGAAGCTGGGATATACCCCCTGTGTTTCAATTCCTGCAGGAGGCAGGCAAAATCTCAGATACAGAAATGATGCGCACCTTTAATAACGGGCTCGGCCTCATCGCCGTGGTCCCCGAGCAAGCGGCCAATGAAGTTTTGGAACGTCTTCT
- a CDS encoding aminotransferase class I/II-fold pyridoxal phosphate-dependent enzyme: MTTFARLDRLPPYVFATVNKIKMDARYAGEDIIDLGMGNPDLGTPQHIVDKLLEAAQKPHNHRYSASMGITKLRVAISQWYKRRFDVDIDPDTEAIVTIGVKEGMSHLILVTIRPGDVVFTPNPTYPIHPYSTIIAGGDVRGIPVGPEHDFFENLINATRQTWPRPKILVLSYPHNPTTEVVDHDFFEKLVDYAKENNIMIIHDFAYADLVFDDYKAPSFLQAKGAKDVGVEFFSMSKSYSMPGWRVGFCVGNKEIIAALRRIKSYLDYGIFQPIQIASIIALNGPQDCVKEICQTYQERRDALISGLSRVGWNIKRPKGTMFVWGKIPDQYVKMGSVEFSKFLIKEARVAVSPGLGFGEYGDEYVRFALIENKMRINQAVRGIKNIL; encoded by the coding sequence ATGACTACTTTTGCAAGGCTTGATCGGCTGCCACCTTATGTATTTGCCACAGTAAACAAGATAAAAATGGATGCCAGGTATGCAGGGGAAGATATAATAGATCTGGGGATGGGGAACCCTGATCTGGGCACACCACAGCATATTGTTGATAAACTGTTGGAAGCGGCCCAGAAGCCCCACAACCACAGGTACTCGGCATCCATGGGTATTACCAAGCTCAGGGTGGCGATTTCCCAATGGTATAAACGAAGGTTTGACGTGGATATTGACCCGGACACTGAAGCCATAGTCACCATCGGTGTAAAAGAAGGAATGTCTCATCTTATTCTGGTCACTATCCGGCCGGGTGATGTTGTTTTTACGCCGAACCCGACTTACCCGATCCATCCGTATTCGACCATTATCGCCGGCGGGGACGTGCGGGGAATACCTGTCGGCCCGGAACACGATTTTTTTGAAAACCTAATCAATGCGACGAGGCAGACCTGGCCGAGGCCAAAAATATTAGTTTTAAGCTATCCGCACAATCCCACCACGGAGGTGGTTGACCATGATTTTTTTGAAAAACTGGTCGATTACGCCAAAGAAAATAATATCATGATCATTCATGATTTTGCCTATGCCGACCTTGTTTTTGACGATTATAAAGCGCCCAGTTTTTTACAGGCCAAGGGGGCAAAAGACGTGGGGGTTGAATTTTTTTCCATGTCTAAAAGTTACAGCATGCCCGGCTGGCGGGTCGGTTTTTGTGTAGGAAATAAGGAGATTATTGCCGCACTTCGCAGGATAAAGAGTTATCTTGATTATGGGATTTTTCAGCCGATACAAATTGCATCCATTATTGCTTTAAACGGTCCCCAGGATTGCGTGAAAGAGATTTGCCAAACGTATCAGGAACGAAGAGACGCACTTATTTCCGGGCTTAGTAGGGTAGGCTGGAATATCAAACGCCCCAAAGGGACGATGTTTGTTTGGGGAAAAATACCTGATCAATATGTAAAGATGGGTTCGGTGGAGTTTTCCAAATTTTTAATTAAAGAGGCCAGGGTTGCGGTTTCTCCAGGGTTGGGATTTGGTGAGTACGGTGATGAGTATGTGAGGTTTGCTTTGATAGAAAACAAGATGCGTATTAATCAGGCGGTGAGGGGGATCAAGAATATCCTGTAA
- a CDS encoding homoserine dehydrogenase, with amino-acid sequence MENINVGLLGCGTVGTGVAKILMENKGLISSRVGASLNLKSVADIDITSDRGLQFGKNVLTTDPYKVVDDPDIDIILEMVGGETIAKDFILKAIENGKHVVTANKALLANQGNEIFRAAEEKGVDLAFEASVGGCMPIIKSLRESLVGNKIKSMIGILNGTCNYILSKITDDGSPFKEALAEAQAKGYAEAEPTLDVEGYDAAHKLALLTSLAYGTEIDLRHIYIEGISGVTPMDIEYAEQFGYRIKLLAVSKNRGDAVEARVHPTMIPFDNILSNVNGSLNAIAVSADAVGDILLYGRGAGMMPTASSVVSDTVDLARNILSGSTRRIPLLSYQMENIRKIPVMPMDEIFTHYYIRFSALDKPGVLSTISGILGKKDISIKSVQQKGRKTNGSVPLVMLTHRAKEADVSKALSEINSLDVVSRQPVLIRIEDENNQD; translated from the coding sequence ATGGAAAATATTAATGTGGGCTTGCTCGGATGCGGCACTGTTGGAACCGGTGTGGCTAAAATTCTTATGGAAAACAAAGGCCTGATAAGCTCCAGGGTCGGCGCAAGCTTAAACCTGAAAAGTGTTGCCGACATCGATATTACTTCAGACAGGGGTTTACAATTTGGCAAAAATGTTTTAACCACCGACCCCTATAAGGTGGTTGATGATCCTGATATTGACATTATTTTAGAGATGGTCGGCGGTGAGACCATCGCCAAGGACTTTATCCTAAAAGCCATTGAAAATGGAAAGCATGTGGTGACTGCAAATAAGGCACTGCTTGCCAATCAGGGAAATGAAATATTCAGAGCTGCGGAAGAAAAAGGTGTTGATCTTGCTTTTGAAGCCAGTGTCGGAGGCTGCATGCCGATCATTAAATCCCTGCGGGAGTCTCTGGTGGGGAATAAAATAAAATCCATGATCGGTATTTTAAACGGAACATGCAACTATATTCTATCTAAGATTACAGATGATGGAAGCCCATTTAAAGAAGCTCTTGCAGAAGCACAGGCAAAAGGATATGCCGAAGCCGAACCCACCCTGGATGTGGAAGGATACGATGCGGCTCACAAATTGGCTCTTTTGACATCTCTGGCTTATGGTACTGAAATCGATTTGAGGCATATATATATTGAAGGAATTTCCGGGGTCACCCCCATGGATATTGAATATGCTGAGCAATTCGGCTACAGAATAAAGCTGCTTGCGGTTAGTAAAAATAGGGGAGATGCAGTTGAAGCAAGGGTTCATCCCACCATGATCCCGTTTGACAATATTCTATCAAATGTCAACGGCAGCCTGAATGCAATTGCCGTTTCAGCCGATGCAGTGGGCGATATCCTGCTTTATGGCCGAGGTGCAGGGATGATGCCGACGGCCAGCAGTGTTGTCAGTGATACAGTTGATCTGGCGCGAAACATTTTATCAGGATCAACAAGAAGGATCCCGCTCCTTTCATATCAGATGGAAAATATCCGAAAAATTCCTGTGATGCCTATGGATGAAATATTTACCCATTACTATATCCGGTTTTCCGCTTTGGACAAACCCGGTGTGCTCTCCACAATATCCGGGATTTTGGGGAAAAAGGATATCAGCATAAAGTCGGTTCAGCAGAAAGGACGGAAAACAAATGGTTCGGTCCCCCTTGTGATGCTTACCCATCGAGCCAAAGAGGCGGATGTATCGAAAGCATTATCGGAAATCAATTCGCTGGATGTTGTCAGTCGCCAACCGGTATTGATTAGGATAGAGGATGAGAACAACCAGGATTGA